The genomic region CGCTTCCAAGACCTATTGCGACGAGATCGCCGGCAAGGCGCGTGATAACGGCATCGAAATCACCGAACTCTCGACCCATCTGCAGGGCCAGCTCGTCGCCGTGCATCCGGCCTATGACGAGGCTTTCGACGGTTTCGCCGCACCCGAGGTGCGCGGCAATCCGAAAGCGCGCCAGCAATGGGCGGTGGAACAGGTGAAGCTGGCGCTGACGGCATCCCGCAATCTCGGCTTGAACGCCATGGCAAGCTTCTCCGGGGCGCTCGCCTGGCCTTTCGTCTATCCCTGGCCGCAGCGTCCCGCGGGGCTCGTGGAAACCGCCTTCGACGAGCTCGCCCGGCGATGGAAGCCGATCCTCGATCATGCCGAGGATTGCGGCGTCGATGTCTGCTACGAGATCCACCCGGGCGAAGACCTGCACGACGGCATCACCTACGAGATGTTCCTGGAACGCACGGGCAATCACGCCCGCGCCTGCATGCTCTACGATCCGTCGCACTACGTGCTGCAGTGCCTGGACTATCTCGACAATATCGACATCTACAAGGACCGGATCCGGATGTTCCACGTCAAGGACGCGGAGTTCAACCCGACCGGTCGGCAGGGTGTCTATGGCGGCTACCAGAGCTGGGTGAACCGCGCCGGTCGCTTCCGCTCGCTCGGTGACGGCCAGGTCGATTTCGGCGCGGTTTTCTCGAAGATGGCCGCCAATGATTTTGCCGGCTGGGCCGTCGTCGAGTGGGAGTGCTGCCTGAAGCACCCGGAAGACGGCGCACGGGAAGGCGCTGAGTTCGTCAAGGCGCACATCATCCGCGTCACCGAAAAGGCCTTCGACGATTTCGCCGATAGCGGAACGGACGAGGCAGCGAACCGGCGGATGCTGGGGATCTGATTTTCTGCCCCTCACCCTAGCCCGCTCCCCGCAGGCGGGGAGAGGGGACTTATGAGCTCCGCGGCTTGCCCCTTCTCCCCGTCGGAACGGGGAGAAGGTCGCGGCAGCGGGATGAGGGGCAATTGCTGCGGCAAACACTTCAGGAGAGGAAAACAGAATGGCTATAGAGGGAAGCAGCACGGAAAGTCGTCAAAAGCGCATCCGGCTCGGCATGGTCGGCGGCGGTTCCGGCGCCTTCATCGGCGCGGTCCACCGCATCGCGGCAAGGCTCGATGATCACTATGAGCTGGTGGCCGGCGCGCTGTCGTCGACGCCGGAAAAGGCACAAGCCTCCGGCCGCGAACTGGGTCTCGATCCGAAGCGCGTCTATTCGGACTTCAAGGAGATGGCGATCCGCGAGGCGAAGCTCAAGGACGGTATCGAGGCGGTTGCGATCGTGACGCCGAACCATGTCCATTACGCCGCCGCTAAAGAGTTCCTGAAGCGCGGCATCCACGTCATCTGCGACAAGCCGCTGACCTCGACGCTTGCCGATGCGAAAAAGCTCAAGAAGGCGGCGGACGAAAGTGATGCGCTGTTCGTGCTGACGCATAACTACACCGGCTATCCGATGGTTCGCCAGGCACGCGAAATGATCGCAAACGGCGATATCGGCGCCGTCCGGCTCGTGCAGATGGAGTATCCGCAGGACTGGCTCACCGAGAACATCGAACAATCGGGCCAGAAGCAGGCGGCGTGGCGCACCGATCCGGCGCGGTCCGGCGCCGGCGGCTCCACCGGCGACATCGGCACCCATGCCTATAATCTCGGCTGCTTCGTCTCGGGGCTGGAACTCGAGGAACTTTCCGCCGATCTCGACAGCTTCGTCAGTGGGCGCCAGCTCGACGACAATGCCCATGTGATGATGCGTTTCAAGGCGAAGGACGGCGCGCGCGCCAAGGGCATGCTCTGGTGCAGCCAGGTGGCACCCGGCCATGAGAACGGCCTGATGATCCGCGTCTACGGCACCAAGGGCGGCCTCGAGTGGACGCAGAAGGACCCGAACTATCTCTGGTACACGCCGTTTGGTGAACCGAAACGTCTGTTGACGCGTGCCGGTGCCGGGGCGGGGCCGGCCGCAGCCCGCGTCTCGCGCGTGCCCTCCGGCCATCCGGAAGGCTATCTCGAAGGCTTCGCCAATATCTACTCGGAAGCCGCGCGGGCGATTTTCGCCAAGCGCAGCGGCGAGAAAGTGGATGCCGCCGTCACCTATCCGACGATCGACGACGGCATGAAAGGCATGGTCTTCGTCGATGCCTGCGTGCAGTCCTCGAAGCGCAACGGCGCCTGGATCAAGGTCTGACCTCGGCTGCCACACCAAGGGCGGGGGCAACCTCGCCCGTTTTCGCGGTTGACATTTGCCGGTGTGGGTTTAGGCCACCTTCGACAACGAGAGCCGGATGAGGAAAAGCGCATGCAGTTTTCCGCCGGCCCCCGCTCTATCCGATGAAACGAAATGCAGCGGCGTCGGTTTCGGCGTCCGGCTGCGCAGACGACGAGACGGAACAATGATCGAAGCCAAGAAACTCGCAGAGCGCTTTCCGGGCGACTTTGTCTTCGGAGTAGCAACCGCATCGTTCCAGATCGAGGGGGCCAGCAAGGCGGACGGACGCAAGCCATCCATCTGGGATGCCTTCTCCAACATGCCGGGCCGCGTCTTCGAGCGCCACAACGGCGACGTTGCTTGCGATCATTACAATCGGTTGGAACAAGATCTCGACCTTATCGAGAGCCTGGGTGTCGAGGCCTATCGCTTCTCGATCGCCTGGCCGCGCATCATTCCGGAAGGCACCGGACCGATCAACGAGAAGGGACTCGATTTCTACGACCGGCTCGTCGACGGGCTGAAGGCGCGCGGCATCAAGGCCTTCGCGACGCTTTACCATTGGGACCTGCCGCTTGCGCTAATGGGCGACGGCGGCTGGACAGCACGCACGACCGCTTACGCATACCAACGCTATGCCAAGACCGTGATCGCCCGCCTCGGCGACAGGCTCGATGCGGTCGCCACCTTCAACGAGCCCTGGTGCTCGGTATGGCTCAGCCATCTCTACGGCGTTCACGCGCCGGGTGAGCGCAACATGGATGCGGCGCTCGCCGCGCTCCACTTCACCAATCTCGCGCATGGCCTTGGCGTCGAGGCGATCCGGTCCGAGAGGGCGAGCCTGCCGACGGGCATCGTCATCAACGCGCACTCCGTCTATCCCGACAGCACCAGCGCCAAGGACAAGGCCGCGGCCGAACGTGCTTTCGATTTCCACAACGGCGTCTTCTTCGGCCCGATCTTCAAGGGCGAGTATCCCGAAGGCTTCCTGGCAGCACTCGGCAGCCGCATGCCGCTGATCGAGGATGGCGACATGGCGACGATCTCGCAGCTGCTCGATTGGTGGGGTCTCAACTATTATACGCCGATGCGGGTTTCCGATGATCCGTCCGAGGGGGCGGAATATCCTGCAACGGTCAATGCCAAGCCGGTCAGCGACGTGAAAACGGATATCGGCTGGGAGGTCTATGCCCCGGCGCTCGGCTCGCTCGTCGAAACGCTCAATGCCCGCTACAAGCTGCCCGACTGCTACATCACCGAGAACGGCGCCTGCTACAACATGGGTATCGAGAACGGCGTCGTCGACGATCAGCCGCGGCTCGACTATATCGCCGATCATCTGTCGGTTACCGCAGATCTGATCGCCGAGGGCTATCCGATGCGCGGCTATTTTGCCTGGAGCCTGATGGACAATTTCGAATGGGCCGAGGGCTACCGGATGCGCTTCGGCATCGTCCATGTGGACTACGAGACGCAGGTCCGCACGATCAAGAAGAGCGGCCACTGGTACAAGGAACTGGCAGAACAGTTCCCGAAGGGCAACCACAAGAGCGCATAAGCCCGGATCGGGCGGTGCGACGCCCCACAGTTCTGCAATCACATTCGCCGCTGCCACGGGGCGGCGGCGAACTTCGTCCTCTTCCCAAAAGAGCAACCTTTTGCGCGCCGCCTTGTCGTTTCGGAAAAATTTGCCTGTGAAAGCGGCCGGGCAAAAGCCATAAGAAATGTAGATTGCCAGCATGGCAGCCATGCTCGCAACGACGTTGAACTGACCGGTTGCCTGATGATAGAGAGTTGCTCCGTGTTTCGAATGCGTTGTCGAATGTCGGCCTGATAAAGTGAGACGCGGGATGCGGATAGAAACCGCGCCCGTCCCGTCCCAACGCATTTTCCGTCCCGGCAGCGCCAGGGATAAGAGTTTCGAACCTCCGAGAGCTTACATGTATCCTGATCCTATCGCCAAGTTCCCTCCTTCGGAGGTGACCGGACTATGACCGCTACCGTTGCCAAGCCCTTGTCCGATGACGTCTCGGTCGCCTTCAAGGGCGTCTCCAAGCGCTTTGCGGCGTCCGGCGAAAGTGGTGCCTTTACCGCGCTCAACAATGTCGACCTCAACGTCGGCCGCGGCTCCATTACCGGCATCATCGGCCGCTCCGGCGCGGGCAAATCGACGCTGATCCGGCTGGTAAATGGCCTCGAGAAGCCGTCGAGCGGCAAGGTCCTCGTCGATGGCGTCGATGTGGGCGGGCTTGACGAGGCGGGCTTGCGCAATCTCCGGCGTTCGGTCGGCATGATCTTCCAGCATTTCAACCTGCTCTCCTCGCGCACTGTTTTCGGTAACGTCGCGCTGCCGCTGGAGATTGCCGGCGTGGATCGTCGTGCGATCGAAGCGCGTGTGCGGCCGCTTCTCGATCTCGTCGGCCTAGCCGACAAACACGCCCGCTACCCGGCCGAACTCTCGGGCGGCCAGAAGCAGCGCATCGGCATTGCGCGTGCGCTCGCGACCGAGCCGAAACTGCTGCTTTCGGACGAGGCGACATCGGCGCTCGACCCGGAAACGACGCAGTCCATCCTCGAACTCTTAAAGCGGATCAATGCCGAACTGGGGCTGACCGTGCTCCTTATCACCCATGAGATGGAAGTGGTGAAGGCCGTCACGTCCGATGTGGCCGTCATCGACAGGGGCGAAATCGTCGAACGCGGCCATACCTTCGATGTCTTCACCCATCCGAAGCACGAAACGACACGGGCGCTCCTGTCCGGCCTGCCCGGCTCGAAGCTGCCGGATGCCGTTGCGCGTGGCCTGAAGCCGGCGCCAAGCGCCGGCGACCGTGCGGTGGTGCGCCTCACCTTCTTCGGCGCGACGGCGGAACGGCCGCTGATTTCGCAGCTCATCAAGTCGGTCGGGGCCGAGGTCAACATCATTGCCGGCACGATCGACGAAATTGGCGGTAAGCCCTATGGCTCGCTCGTGGTCGCCTATGCGGCGGACGCCGAGACGTTGGGCAGGGCAGAGCGCTTCTTTACCGAGAACGGACTGGTCACGGAGGTGCTCGGCTATGTCGCCTGATCTTCTGCTCCTCATCGCCGAGGCCACGTTCGACACGTTGCGTATGGTGGCGATTGCCGGCCTCATCGGCTCGTTGGTCGGCCTGCCAATTGGCATTTTCCTCGCGACCAGCGGCAACGGCGAATTGTTTCCGGCGCCCAATATCAACCGCATCGTCGGGCTGATCGTCAATGCCACGCGCTCGACGCCCTTCATTATCCTGGTCGTTGCGATTATCCCCTTCACGCGTCTCATCACCGGCACCTCGATCGGGACGAAGGCGGCGATCGTGCCCCTGACCATCGCGACCATTCCCTTCTTTGCGCGGCTGGTCGAGGCGGCAATCCGCGACATCGACAAGGGGCTGATCGAGGCTGCCCGCGCCATGGGCGCGACCCCGACGCAGATCGTCTTCAAGGTGCTTCTGGCCGAGGCCCGTCCGGCGCTGACGCTGGCGCTTACCATGACCATCGTCAGCCTCATCGGCTATTCGGCGATGGTCGGGGCCGTCGGCGGCGGCGGCCTCGGCGATCTCGGCATCCGCTATGGCTATCAACGCTTCAGGCCAGACGTGATGCTGATCGTCGTCGTCGTGCTGGTCGTGCTCGTTCAACTGGTGCAGAGCGCGGGAGACCGCCTGGCCCGCCGCTTCGACAAACGCAGCCGTAAGAACTGATCCTCTCCCAAGACATCAAACAGCGACAAGGAGATTTCCATGAAAAAGCTCATTCTAGCCGCGGCCTTCGCCGCCCTTGCGGCCGGCACCGCACTCGCGGAAACCATCAAGGTCGGTGTGACCCCGGGCGAGCATGCCCAGATCATGGAGAAGGTGAAGGAAGTCGCCGCTCCCAAGGGCCTCGATATCGAGATCCTCGAATTCTCCGACTATGTGGTTCCGAACCAGGCGCTCGCCGATGGCGAACTCAACGCCAATTCCTTCCAGCACCAGCCCTATCTCGACAACCAGATCGCCGATCGTGGCTACGATATCGTCAGCGTGGGCCTGACCATCACCACGCCGATGGGCGTCTATTCTGACAAGGTGAAGAGCCTCGATGAGCTGCAGGACGGCGCGACGATCGCTATCCCCAACGATCCGACCAATGGCGGCCGCGCGCTCCTGGTTCTCGCGTCCAAGGGCCTCATCAAGGTCAATCCGGATGTCGGGCTGAAGGCCACCCCGGCTGACGTGACGGAAAATCCGAAGAACATCGAGTTCGCCGAACTTGATGCGGCCCAGCTCCCGCGCTCGCTAGCCGATGTCGACGCGGCCGTGATCAACACCAACTACGCGCTCGAGGCCGACCTTCATCCCAAGGAGGACGCCATAGCCATCGAGAGCGAGAAATCTCCTTACGCCAACGTCATTGCAGTGCGCGCCGCGGATAAGGATGCACCCTGGGTGAAGACGCTCGTCGAATCCTATCATGACGACAGCGTCAAGGCCTTCATCGTCGATACGTTCAAGGGAGCGCTTATCCCGAGTTGGTAAGCCTGGCCGTTGAACGCAGTCATGAACCGCGCGCCGCAACCTCGGCGCGCGGTTTTTCTTTGACCGCGAGAGCCGCTTCGCTATCCTCTGCAGCGCCGTGCGTCTTTTCAGACGCACCAAGGACGCTGCAGCACTTTGAATTGCTGCATGTTTTGCCCTTCATCGGCTCCGATTTCAGGAAACATGCAGTAGGCAGTTTGAGGAGGACATGAGATGAGCGGCATGAAGGGTGGGTGCCTCTGCGGCGCGGTAAGATACGAAGCCAAGGGTTCGCCGCTCTATTCCGGCTTCTGCCATTGCCGCGACTGCCAACGGGTCACGGGTACCGGTCATTGCTGCTATATGATCTTCTCGCGCGCCAACGTCGATGTCACCGGCGAACTCCGCGCGTACGAGAAGCTCGCCGAAAACGGCAATGTGACGATCCGCTACTTCTGCCCCGGCTGCGGCAGCCAGATCTTCGGCTCCGGCCCGCCCGACGATGACCGATGGACGGTCTATGCCGGCACGCTCGACGATACATCGCTATTTAAGCCAACCAATGCGGTTTTCACCCGCAGCCGTCCGCATTGGGATCGGTTGGCCGTTGGCCTGGACGAGTACGAGACGCTGCCGAGCTGATTGGCGCGAGGAGTGATTGCTGAGCGGGAGGGGGGTGCCTCGTTACCGCTCGGCCTGAGCCCACCGGACTGAGACGCGTCAGCTTCCGAGATGCCGCTCGCCGCGCTTCTTCGCCAGCGTGATCTGCCTCTGCCGTTGGCGGTAGCGCTCGCGGTCCTCGTCCGTGCGAATCTCATGACAGTGGATGCACGAGACGCCCTCTTCGTGGAGGGGGGACAGCAGGTCTTCCGGCGTCAGCGGCTGACGGCAGGCGTGGCAGAGCGTGTGCTCGCCTTCTTCCAGCCCATGGGTCACGGAAACACGTTCGTCGAAGACGAAGCAGGCGCCGTCCCAGAGGCTCTGCTCTTCCGGGACCTCCTCGAGATATTTGAGGATGCCGCCCTTCAGATGGTAGACCTCTTCAAAGCCCTGCTCCTTCATGAAGGCCGTCGCCTTCTCGCAACGGATGCCGCCGGTGCAGTACATCGCGATCTTCGGCTTGTTGTGCAGGCCGGTGTTGTTGCGCACCCAATCCGGAAACTCGCGGAAAGACTTGGTTTTCGGATCGACGGCGCCGCGGAAAAGGCCGATTGCCGTCTCGTAGTCGTTGCGCGTGTCGATCACCAGCGTATCGGGATCGGAGATCAGCGCGTTCCAATCCTTCGGCTCTATATAGGTGCCGACCACCTTGTTGGGGTCGATGTTCTCGACGCCCATGGTGACGATCTCTTTCTTGAGCCGCACCTTCATGCGCAGGAACGGCATAGCCGAAGCGCGGCTTTCCTTGTGTTCGAGGCGGGCGAATTCCGGCTGGGCGCGCAAGTAGGCGAGCACGGCGGCTATGCTCTCGTCGGAGCCGGCAATCGTGCCGTTGATGCCCTCATGGGCGACGAGCAGCGTGCCCTTCACGCCATTGGCGTCGCAGACCGCCTGCAGCGGTTCGCGGAAATCGGCGAAGCGCGGGAGCGAAACGAAATGATAAAGCGCTGCCACCAGAAACTGGCCCTGTGTCTCCGGGTGCGCGGTCGTGGATATGTCGGTCATGGGCTCCGCAAATACAGCTTTCACGCTTCAAGCGCAATCGCGGAGGCCCGCGCGAATTGTCCAGGTGACCGGCAGTCGAGTGAGACGCCGATATTCGCCGGCTCTAATGCCCGGCTTCGCGCCAGAGCAGTGCAATTGTCCGGCTTTCGTTCTTCGGCTTATCTTGGAAGACAGCCGCCGCCCGT from Sinorhizobium garamanticum harbors:
- a CDS encoding sugar phosphate isomerase/epimerase family protein codes for the protein MKTIKGPGLFLAQFAGDTAPFNSWESITKWAADCGYKGAQIPSWDGRLFDLKKAAASKTYCDEIAGKARDNGIEITELSTHLQGQLVAVHPAYDEAFDGFAAPEVRGNPKARQQWAVEQVKLALTASRNLGLNAMASFSGALAWPFVYPWPQRPAGLVETAFDELARRWKPILDHAEDCGVDVCYEIHPGEDLHDGITYEMFLERTGNHARACMLYDPSHYVLQCLDYLDNIDIYKDRIRMFHVKDAEFNPTGRQGVYGGYQSWVNRAGRFRSLGDGQVDFGAVFSKMAANDFAGWAVVEWECCLKHPEDGAREGAEFVKAHIIRVTEKAFDDFADSGTDEAANRRMLGI
- a CDS encoding Gfo/Idh/MocA family protein; its protein translation is MAIEGSSTESRQKRIRLGMVGGGSGAFIGAVHRIAARLDDHYELVAGALSSTPEKAQASGRELGLDPKRVYSDFKEMAIREAKLKDGIEAVAIVTPNHVHYAAAKEFLKRGIHVICDKPLTSTLADAKKLKKAADESDALFVLTHNYTGYPMVRQAREMIANGDIGAVRLVQMEYPQDWLTENIEQSGQKQAAWRTDPARSGAGGSTGDIGTHAYNLGCFVSGLELEELSADLDSFVSGRQLDDNAHVMMRFKAKDGARAKGMLWCSQVAPGHENGLMIRVYGTKGGLEWTQKDPNYLWYTPFGEPKRLLTRAGAGAGPAAARVSRVPSGHPEGYLEGFANIYSEAARAIFAKRSGEKVDAAVTYPTIDDGMKGMVFVDACVQSSKRNGAWIKV
- a CDS encoding GH1 family beta-glucosidase, translating into MIEAKKLAERFPGDFVFGVATASFQIEGASKADGRKPSIWDAFSNMPGRVFERHNGDVACDHYNRLEQDLDLIESLGVEAYRFSIAWPRIIPEGTGPINEKGLDFYDRLVDGLKARGIKAFATLYHWDLPLALMGDGGWTARTTAYAYQRYAKTVIARLGDRLDAVATFNEPWCSVWLSHLYGVHAPGERNMDAALAALHFTNLAHGLGVEAIRSERASLPTGIVINAHSVYPDSTSAKDKAAAERAFDFHNGVFFGPIFKGEYPEGFLAALGSRMPLIEDGDMATISQLLDWWGLNYYTPMRVSDDPSEGAEYPATVNAKPVSDVKTDIGWEVYAPALGSLVETLNARYKLPDCYITENGACYNMGIENGVVDDQPRLDYIADHLSVTADLIAEGYPMRGYFAWSLMDNFEWAEGYRMRFGIVHVDYETQVRTIKKSGHWYKELAEQFPKGNHKSA
- a CDS encoding methionine ABC transporter ATP-binding protein, producing the protein MTATVAKPLSDDVSVAFKGVSKRFAASGESGAFTALNNVDLNVGRGSITGIIGRSGAGKSTLIRLVNGLEKPSSGKVLVDGVDVGGLDEAGLRNLRRSVGMIFQHFNLLSSRTVFGNVALPLEIAGVDRRAIEARVRPLLDLVGLADKHARYPAELSGGQKQRIGIARALATEPKLLLSDEATSALDPETTQSILELLKRINAELGLTVLLITHEMEVVKAVTSDVAVIDRGEIVERGHTFDVFTHPKHETTRALLSGLPGSKLPDAVARGLKPAPSAGDRAVVRLTFFGATAERPLISQLIKSVGAEVNIIAGTIDEIGGKPYGSLVVAYAADAETLGRAERFFTENGLVTEVLGYVA
- a CDS encoding methionine ABC transporter permease, whose translation is MSPDLLLLIAEATFDTLRMVAIAGLIGSLVGLPIGIFLATSGNGELFPAPNINRIVGLIVNATRSTPFIILVVAIIPFTRLITGTSIGTKAAIVPLTIATIPFFARLVEAAIRDIDKGLIEAARAMGATPTQIVFKVLLAEARPALTLALTMTIVSLIGYSAMVGAVGGGGLGDLGIRYGYQRFRPDVMLIVVVVLVVLVQLVQSAGDRLARRFDKRSRKN
- a CDS encoding MetQ/NlpA family ABC transporter substrate-binding protein codes for the protein MKKLILAAAFAALAAGTALAETIKVGVTPGEHAQIMEKVKEVAAPKGLDIEILEFSDYVVPNQALADGELNANSFQHQPYLDNQIADRGYDIVSVGLTITTPMGVYSDKVKSLDELQDGATIAIPNDPTNGGRALLVLASKGLIKVNPDVGLKATPADVTENPKNIEFAELDAAQLPRSLADVDAAVINTNYALEADLHPKEDAIAIESEKSPYANVIAVRAADKDAPWVKTLVESYHDDSVKAFIVDTFKGALIPSW
- a CDS encoding GFA family protein, whose protein sequence is MSGMKGGCLCGAVRYEAKGSPLYSGFCHCRDCQRVTGTGHCCYMIFSRANVDVTGELRAYEKLAENGNVTIRYFCPGCGSQIFGSGPPDDDRWTVYAGTLDDTSLFKPTNAVFTRSRPHWDRLAVGLDEYETLPS
- a CDS encoding rhodanese-related sulfurtransferase — encoded protein: MTDISTTAHPETQGQFLVAALYHFVSLPRFADFREPLQAVCDANGVKGTLLVAHEGINGTIAGSDESIAAVLAYLRAQPEFARLEHKESRASAMPFLRMKVRLKKEIVTMGVENIDPNKVVGTYIEPKDWNALISDPDTLVIDTRNDYETAIGLFRGAVDPKTKSFREFPDWVRNNTGLHNKPKIAMYCTGGIRCEKATAFMKEQGFEEVYHLKGGILKYLEEVPEEQSLWDGACFVFDERVSVTHGLEEGEHTLCHACRQPLTPEDLLSPLHEEGVSCIHCHEIRTDEDRERYRQRQRQITLAKKRGERHLGS